A stretch of DNA from Drosophila virilis strain 15010-1051.87 chromosome 5, Dvir_AGI_RSII-ME, whole genome shotgun sequence:
CCTGAGCaggatatacaaaataaacaaaaacgatTTTGCCCTGCCATTTTTTCAATACGAAAATAGACAATTACATTAATCACGAATTAATCAttactattatatatatatatatatatatttgttatcaTTTTGATAAAAGAACCAGAGTTGCATTTGTGTAGATTAAGGCTATTACAACTTTTATGATAATGCAGCAACAGTGACTGCTacttttaaaacattttccatCACTAAtccgctgctgcttcttgtCGTTCAAGACACATGGCCCGGCATTAATAAACATGAGTTTGTTTTCTTAACAAGAGAAATATGAGCTTCAAATGTAATGAACGTGTACTAAAAGAAATTCAGACTAGCTTTAAACTAACGGAAAGTCGTAAGGCAATATCACAATCAGCGCCAACAACTGTCTGGCAACCAGTTcagcaaaagccaaaagttGCCCTGTGCAATCCACAAAAAGTCCAAACGAAAGCAACGACAAATCAAAAGGCGCCAAATCAAcctgaaaatataaaagtagctGCTAATGATGTGAAATCCAAACCAATTTCGGAATCcaatcaaacaaacaaagctGAGAAAAACGCGGAAAATATAAAAGTCACTGTTAATACGAATAAGGAATCTAAACGAAATCCTGAGACAGTTCTTTTGGCTACAAACACAAATAGGCAAATGACCAAAGCTAAGAATAAGgcaagaaaaaatattaaaattataagtGCTAAAATTAAGAATCAACAAATGGACACCAATCaagagaaaaacaagaaaaacaacaaacaaagttTGAAAGTTCAGATGCCGCCAAAATCTGGAAAATGCAATGTTATTGTTAATCCAAATGGAGCCAAACGTAAGGCAACGGAGATTTCCCCTCCCCTTAATAAACGAGCCAAAAAGGAGATACAGCCCAAGGACAAAGGGTTGCCCAATCGGAAACAGACGCCCACTGaagcaacaaatataaacaacaaaaagaacgcATCGaaagcaattgataaaaaaaggagACCCAATAGGACTATCTCTGCTGAAAAGAAACGTGAATCCAATCagaaaaatgcaacaaaagctGCAGACGTTAGAATAAAGGATAAAAGAGGTAGCTAAACtagttaaaaaaatatatttatttcttctgATATTTCTCTCTATATCCTTACAGACGACGAACTCTCGGAGGACTTCGATGAAGAAGCGTATGGTAAGAGTTTTCAGAATAAGTCACAAATGATATAATAAATCTCTTTTAACAGAAACCGAGAGCGCTGAATCGTTTGACCAGGCGGAGTATAGTGATAATTCCGAGTCCGAATACTCGTTGGATAGTGAAGAGGAGTTTTTCAGTAAGCCACAAGTATATGAATGTTCGGGCACAGAACAGATGCCGCTGGAGTTGGAGCAGCAAGACGAAGAGCAGATGTCTTGGCTTGGCCTAGATAATATGCCCGAGCTTCAAGCAGATGTTACCAAAATTTCGGTATTCGATGGAATGATGCCTGAACCCGAGCCGGAAATACAAAACCAAACTGAAGCAACAATTGGAGAAGATAACAATACGTTGTCGGATGCAGCAGATGAGGAGCAAAGCATGGAAATGAGTCCAGATCTGGCAGTTGATGATGATGCGATGCCAAGGACAGACATGGACGCtcagcagctggcagctggcacaGAGGCAACCATGGGCTTCTACAGGGATGCAGTGCCGTCCGAGCTGAGCATATTTGAGAATAGCCTGAAGACGAACAATGTGCTGGCTGTGCTGAAGCAGGACATCGAGCTGTATGGCACCGTTATAGTCACATTGCTGTGTGGACGCATTACCATCAATGGGTATAAGGCGCGTCCCAAGGATCCGTTGAGCATCTACTCGCCCAAGGGCTTCAACTGGGTAGTCCTTGCACCCAGGCCCAACAAGAAGCCACCCAAGGCCAACGTCAACTGGGACGAGTTGAACGAGAGCTTTTCGCGCGCCCAGCTGGACAATATAATGGCCAACTATGATAGTCAACGGGATGCAattgtgctgctgcagcgcaaTAACGGGGCACAGAATATGCTCGACACCTTTGCCAAGCACATGGCAGAGAATGTTTATCCGCTGCTGAATGCCACCAATCGGCCGCACTATGCCAGCGAATATGTGCTGAATTGTCTGATCCAGGCTGCCGACGGCCGGCAGGCCTTGCAGGTGCCCACCGTTTGGAGTAAGCTGGCGCTGCAGCCGCGCAGCCGCTGGATGGTGACCGGCGGTAAAGGCGTTGGCAAATCCACGCTGCTGCGATATCTGCTGAATCGACATTTGGAACGCTTCCCGCGCATGCTGCTCATTGATCTGGACATTGGACAGCCGGAGCTGTTTTTGCCGCAGACGGTTTCGTGTAGTGTGGTTGATGCGCCGCTGCTAGGACCCGGCTTCTTTCTCAACCGTCAGCCGGATCGTGCCTATGTGGTGGGCCACGTGAACATCGTCATGTGCGCAGAGCAGTATATGCACGCGGTGCGGCAATTGCTGGCCTATTGCCGCAGCAACGAGAGCTATGCCGAAATGCCTTGGCTCATCAATACGATGGGCTATAACAAGGGCTTCGGCCTGGAGCTGATGGCACTTCTGGTGGACTGTGTGCAGCCCACAAATCTGGTGCAAATAGCCAGCGCCAGGGTCATCAACAATTTTGATGTGCCGCTCACCAGGGAAGCCCTAGCGCAGGTGGTGCCCATTATCTACACGGCGGATGAGCACAAGGCTAGTGGAAATCTGTCCAACTATGCGCTGCACGAGCTGCACAGTGCTCTGCCGCAGCTGGAGCGGCATGAGCGTCGCTGGATGATGAGCGCAAAGGATGTGCGCTATGCCAATTTGTTGGCGCGCCTTAGTTCCGCTTTGCGCGGCAACGCCAAGCACCTGACGGACTGTCAGCCGGCGCAGGTCGATCTGGATGCGCTGCAAATAGTGCATCTCGTCTCTGAGGAATATACGCGCGAGGAGCTCGTAGCTGGCATGGAGGCCAATCTGGTTTATCTGTGCAAAGCAGCCGGGTCGTCGGGCGAAAAGCCCGCAGAGTGTCTGGGCATTGGTAAGCATCGCTTTGGGATCTCTGTGAATCCCATAGGTATCTCATATACTCTTTGCCCTTGCAGGTGTTGTGCGCGCCATCGACCATGAGGCCGGGAAACTTTATCTGCTGCCGGCCATGCCGCTGCAGCGTCTCGCCCAGGTTAACTGTTTGGTGCTGGGCGGCGATATGTGTCTGCCGCAGGGCTTTTTCAAGGATCAAGGTGCGGGCGTAGCCAACAATGTGCCATTTGTGTTCATTATAGACGACACCAGGTCATCCAAGAGCATACACCACATATATTTCCGAGCgcataaaaatctttaaagcCTATGTTAACAACTTTTGTACAAATGTATAGAGAAATGTGTATTAACTGGTTGCATTGTTTAATGGGACAGATCGTGTCTGCCCTTCAGTATGCGTCGCATCAGCACCCTGCGTCCCTCCGGGGTCGCCATGCGCGTCTCCCAGCCGTGCACATTGATGCGCTTCACTTCGCGGGGCTTTGGGAAATGGCAGCGCACCTTGGGCTTCAGCACGGCGCGGTCGAACGCATGCTTCTGGCGCACAAACAATGTTTGGGCCGTATTCAGCGCTGATACACAGGTTCtgcaaatgcatatttaactTAAGTTTCACTTATAATAACTAATTATTGTATTTACCTTTGCAGCAAACCTTGCAACATGTTAAGTAAGTTATGCGGCTGTGGGGTGACCGTATTCGAATATTTTAGGCACATTTAAAGCGAGCAGTGCTGTAAAGTGTGCACATGTCACACATGCAATCGATTGCATTTCGATAATGCTAtcgctgtgtgtgtattttccCGTTAGCTGCCTGCGGTCACATTGCCATTCAAGTGCCGTCGTTTGCTCCAACAATAAAACGCGTTGGAGCCGTGTGTTTTGTATGTTGTTATACTAGAAAAGTGAAAAGCTCGCTCGGAAATCATGTAAAGACTTAACTTCACTTTAAGTAATTAACGCGCCGCGGTTGTAAATAAATAGAGGTTTTTAATTCGTGTCAGAGTTGAAAGTTGCAAGTGAAAAACCCTAAATACCATTcatcatatttatatgtgtgcgCGTGTATATGCAAGTGCAGCTGCCGTGTGTGAGTaaatttgtgtatgtgtgtatgtatgtgtgtgtgttgaaaaCAGAATTTTGGCAGCAGAATCTTCAACACAGCAGCAGAACACGAAATTGAAGTGCGTTTTATACATGAATTTGCGCAAAACTTAAATAGAAAACGGTGCAgcgcgccagcagcagccgcagcggcagccagaggtaagtttgtgtgtgtgcattttatttttactctaACTGCAAccgtgtgtatatgtgtgtgtatgtgtgtgcatgtgtttgcTTCTGCACGCTAATTAGCCTAATAAGCAGGCAAAAttgaaggaaaaaaaaaaatgagtaaaCTCAGCATTTGCCTAGCCAAATATACAACAGGAAAATCGATTTTCCTGAACTTGCAATTTTCCATGCCTCACTGGCTTCATGGAGCCCCGGcagcgccaacagcagcagcagcagcagcagcagcagcggcggctggCGGCAGCCGGCGATGCCAACGCCAACGGCGCTGTCGACGTCCGAATGGGGCATGGAACGCGTCTGGCAACGCGCCCCACAAAATGCGGGGCAacctcataaagtatacataaaTTGAATTTCGAAACACGGAAGCGACGAGCGAGATGCGAGATGAGAGACGCCCCAACAAGCtgacatgttgttgttgttcttcttgctggctgctgcagagcttatgtatgagtgtgtgtgtgtgtgtgtgtgtgtccatcAACAaatgttgaataaaaataaaaaaaacgaaaagaaaactcGACCAGTTTTCATTTAACAGATTTTTGCAATCAGCAATGCGTTGGGAGCTGTCACAGCAGCAGCCCTTTTTGGAAGTCAGCCGCCCCGCCCCCCCCCTCAATAACTTACTCACATTACTTGCGTGCgtctatctgtgtgtgtgtgtgtgtgttttgatGACGGCACTCAGCCGCATGACGGCGACGccagctgcgactgcgactgcgacgtaCCCGCACTGATTTTAGCCGTGTGCGTGcccgtgtgtgtgcctgtgtgtgtgtttacacCAATCCACGCACAAAGCATTAGCGaatcttgttcttgttgttgttgtttttttttttttttttggcggatgctgctgcttgctgtgTGCGTGGCCAAAAAAAGGGGGTTGTCCCTTTTCTTCCTGCACCCTGTCCCGCAATGTCTGCTTCCTTATTTGTCTTTTCCTTCCCTTGTACAGGGTGTTCgagtgcctgtgtgtgtgtgtgtgtgtgtgtgtgtgtgccgggCAACGAAATTACTTTTACGAGCATTTGGCATAGGTTGTGTTTTCCTATACCCATTCATTCACACACCCATTTGCCCCTCCCCCCTCATCTACGTCTCTTTCTCTCGTCGTTTAGTCGCATTTGATGCGTTTTTAATCAGACGGCGTCAATTTGTTGCCCGCTAATGGCGAGGGCGTCACTTGACATGGTTGCTGGTCGCCTGGTTCTGCCAGCCTGATGCGACTTGTCATCTGCACGCATTTCAATTTGAGCACCAGCTgtgttttatataattatactgCCGGCAGGCATTGTCCGGTGTCAGGCATTTAAGCATGTATATATACCCTACAATttcttttggctttttcttattcttcttctttttgcatGCTGGCATGCCACATGCCCAGTTCTGTGTGCTTCTCTTGGCTGACTACCTCTCTGGCATGTTGACCATACATATGCCAAATATACAAGCCACTGCATGCCTTTTTGGTCAAATACCCTAACTATAAAAAGGTTCATTATATTCTTTGATTGTCTGGAAACTGTGCGttctgcgtgtgtgttttcCAGAAATTGCTactacttttatattttaagagTTTGTTTCATTATTTTATTCATAAACCATTATCTTGTAGTCGATGAATATTCCGGCTGCTATATTTTCGGATGAACAATTTAAGTTAGATAAAACTTTATcttaataaataatgttttgtATATAGATAAATTCTGCACGGTTCACTAATTTTcttatagaaaatataactTTAAAAGCAAATAGAAAATGCCCTAATGAATGTTtcaatttacaattatttgaTTCTGTAGTCGTAAAACGTTTAAGAATGACACGCAAAGAGGAATCGCAAAAGGAAATGCTCCAAATGCACGCgttaaataaaagcagacgCTTTCCAGTTGATTGATTCTTCAACAGAAATGGCAACGTTTAAGGATGACGTACAAAAGGGAATAGTATAAGTAAAAACAATAGAATAAAGACAGTGCTAGGAGTTGAGTTTTGTGCTTAAGATTCGTCAAGTTGTCTTCTCTAAAGTAGTTCTATGCAATAGTTTGATTTTCTTAAGAGCATTGCGCCTTTCGTTGTGTCTCGCTTAAGCTTTTACAAATTCGCTgtacgtgttttttttttgttcttctgCTCCATGGGCTGTTGGAgtacaaaaatacatatggATCTATTCGTATAaaggcagcagctgttgttcGAACCGGCAACGCATTGctggagcaacaacaacaacaacgagaacaacaacaacgaggagGAGGCGTTGATGAAGTCGACAGCCGCTGTCGTTGTCGAGTTTTTGCTGTGcgttgttgtgtgtttgtttttagcatttgtttggttttgttttcttaattttttttttttggaaatatacatacatattttggaaaaaaaataaataagaaaaaacatatttaagcgacaacagcaacaacaacaacaacaacgacaacaacttcAGTTGTCATCCATTATGCATGCAAGCGAACAGCTCGCGCATTGGATTCGCCGAGTTTGCGATTGTGGCGACTGTCAACGTTGCAACTTCAACTGCACCCAGCCGCACACCCGCCACACAcccgccacacacacaaactctgGCCAAAATGGCGACCCTGctcacacacaggcacaggcacatcTGCACTGTGTTGGCCCCacgcaaaaatatttttgttgtgacTTGGCAAAAGTATCGCTCGCATTGGATCGCATTGGTTCGCCTCGGATTGCCATGGTGCAATGGCCGCAGTGTTCCCACTGGGTCCGGTCGCTCCGGTGGCTCCGTTCGTTTCGGTGGCTCCAGTTGCACATCGCGTTGCCGGCGACACTTTGCCACGTGATTACTAATCAACTTGGCACATTAATCAAATGCAGCGACAACTCATCGATAGTGAGCCCAAATATATTGTCATTTCATATACTCTTCCTAGAGGCTGCTATCATTTTGTCATGATGTATGTAACTGCGACTACaaagagtatatatacatatatgcctaattagttttattagcCAAGTAGTCATATTGAGTAAACGAGTATCGTAATAGcatgtaataaataaatgaagtAAGCGGAAGACAAAGTATGAGATGCTTAGAGTGAGAGTTAACCAAGTCAGTTTGCTTTAGGAACTGCTAAATATCgctgttaaataataaacatcATGTTATCAATCCGTTAAGACTCACTTGACTTtgtgagaatcgcatagaagagcGATATAAAAAAGCTAGACGAAGGAAAAGAGTGAAAGAACAGGGAAGCATGTGTGGGGCAAAGAGATCGCAAGCGACGGAATGAGAGGGAGAGTTTTGGGAAGGGAGAGGTTGTCGAGCACTCTTCTTTCTACTTTGTTCCaatcgttgttattgttgttgttgcagtcgtTGCGGCTCAATTTCCTTAAGTTGTGTTTGTCTtaatttcaaatcaaattgaacCCAAATTGGATtgggcagggggggggggggcgtggCACGGGCCTCTGCAAGTCATGCCAAAATAACAAcattgtcgttgtcgttgtcgtcgccgCCATCTCGTCATAGTCCAATTACAGTCAATTAAACTCTATCACAAAATTGTGAGCATCACGCTAAGAGCTGCATCTGCGTCGCGACGCCAGCTGCCGAGTTGCTGGCTGATTCGATTTTCGGGGTGTTGGCTCGGCGGGTTATTTGGTTACGCCGTGCCGCCCGGCTGACTGCCTTTCGCGTGCGTGCCACACCGTGGGTTACGTGCCGTTGCAGCTTTTAGCAGCTGCCGGTTAGCAcctctatattttttttttttttgtccaacTCTCGCTTTGCAGCTCGCATGGCATTCCGGCTCATTGCTGAAGATTTCTTGAAGCTCGTTGCGGATTGAGCAATCGCCGGAAATTGGGTTACACTTCAGCAGCTAGCACAAACTTTGTTATCTTGTCGTTTTGTGCATATCTTAAAAGTGTTATCATATCTGCCCCAGTCCGCATGAATATGCATATCACAATAAGTAGATAATTGTTTAAAACTTTCAACTCATATTTGTGCCGGCTTTTGGCTAAAGCCAGTGGCAAAACTAGaacatttgattttaattagatGACTTTAACTTTTATAATAGGTTAAAAGGCTTGAATTGAGTTGAGTTTATAAAAGTGGGAGTTCCACATGAACTAGATATATACGActtggatatatataaattatgggTCAGTCGAAGTACTTACTAAAACGTGGCGTAAGTATTTTGACATGTTCTTGTTTAGGCTTTCACAACGAATCGGCTACTTTTGAGTCCGAAAACAGATAAGATaagaaagatatatatatacattctgCTTTATTTAATGTGTTTTGGGAAAGGTTTGGATTGAAGGTCTGTAGGCAATTCGAACCTTGAATATAAAATTCTTGAATCCGTCAATGGAAATCAAATAACATATTCCATTAAATGAAATTCAGTTAAgagatattattatattattattatcattattattattatatatattatattattatatattataactCTTAACTGATCTCAAGAAGGGAACTCAAGATGAAAATGTTTGTCTTTGCTTGGATTTATCGGGAATGTTTctcattgaaattgaaatacgCATCTCATAAGACTTCCATATAATGTAGCTGCCTTCTAACAAATTTCTtctaattgtttttctttctctttcgctTTGTTAAAATATTCCGAAATTCCTCAGTGAATcgtaattcaaaatttgcccCGCCCAACAGCGCATTTTTCAGTACTCAAATTTTCTATCTGTGTCAGCGACTGCTCCTTAAatttccacttttttttttttttttttttggtgcataaaatgcaaaataaattgcattgctttgcagttttttttgttagttttatttttattttaagtaagCTATTAAAAGTTTGTTTTGAAAAATGCGACACGCCTGTCTGGATCGAATTGATGGAAGACTGAAAActcaactgaactgaactgggTTCTATTTTTGGTAATTGTGGCCTGCTTTCAATATGTTTTTGTACTTGTATGCGGACCATGGCAGCCCCCTATGTTTCCAGGGTCCAGTTCCAGTTCATTGCAGATACACATAGATAGGCGGGCAGGGGGGATGGTGGGCGGCGGGGCGTGGCGGTCTATTTTCAACGACAAGATTGTGGGTCAAACATGCGTTGTCATCGGAGAAGAATACAACTTGCACAcatgtgtgtaaatatgtatgtgcacatacataatcttatttatgtgtgtatttgtatatatatatatatatatatatatatcgaacaATTTTTTCAATCAGGCAGCAgcgtaaacaaaatataagcAACAAACAATCCATTAAAAGTTCATTGGAGACGCGCCCATTGCGGGGCATCGAATTAATTAAAGCTGCCTCCGAAacagagcgacagagagagagagagagagagagaaagagcgggggagagagagagagaggcattGGGGAGTGGGCAGCGAAGGGTGAAAGCTGCATCGCAAGATTgaaagaaattgttttttattatttcttggaAAAACGCAACATATGAAATAACTTATAACAAGTAAAAAAGTATATGTATTCAATTGGTAGCGACCATGGAAATACCCTATATTTAACTGActtcaaaaaatttaaatattttatcgagtattatttaattttgcccGCGCCTCGTCATGTACATgcattcattaagttctttcATTCATcttggaaaataataatattacacAAACTTTGACTCCTATTTGCCAGCAAGAGATGCATTTTTGCGAAAACTGAGAAACTGATTTTAAATGAGTATTCACAGAGATTTTTGACAATGAGTTTTAGTTCGATTggtaaacaaaatttgttcattCAAGTTTTTTTCCGCGTTTATTTCACACTTGCGCGTGGAAGTTCGACTTCTCACAGCTCTTAAGTTTGAACTGGTACAAGTTCTAACTCTTACGGGGTGTGATCAGTCAGTAAGTCAATCAATGAATAatttagtcagtcaatcaatcaataaatctgtcaatcaatcaataaatcagtcagtcagtctctTATCTTCATGCAGATATCGCaactttctatatatattttgtatatacaatTCTTTGCTGTCATATACACCCCGTATGTCActtgtttacagggtattcgtAACATAACTCAAATTGCTGCGTAAGCCGCGGCCAAAGAATTCTGAATAAGTCGTGTTTCAACGTGCGGCCAATAAGTAGGCGCAGCCACAGCTTGGCCCATGAactgggtgtgcgtgtgcgagagcgagtgtgtatctgtgcgtgtgtgtgtgtgtgtgcgtgtgtgtgtgtgtgtgcgtgtgtgcgtgtgcggtcataatgaaaataaatttgtttatgcgCTGACTTTGTTGGCTGGTTAAAGAAAGAAGTTCTTtgtttgccgctgctgcagttgaAAGTTGTTGCCGCAAAGAATAAACACTTTTGTGTCACGTAGCAGCAACATGCAGCATGCAACATGAAGCATTGTAGCatgcagcagccacaacacaCGGACGCATTTATAGTTAAGCTTTGTAAAGGGTTGCAGCACCTTGCCGCCCACTTGAAGTCGCTTAAATGTAAAGCTAATTGGCTGCACTTTGGCCCATTGGCCGCATGTGGAGCGAGATAATGAAATGCCcgcagcaggcaggcaggcaggcaggcaggaggcATGCATCATGCAGCATTCAGCATGCTTCGAGTGCCACTCAGCACTAAATGCATGGCTAATCATATTATAGATAGCGATATGTCTTTGTGTGCGGCACTTGAATAGCGGACGCTGTGGCCCGCATCACGATGTGGgcgcaacatcagcagcagcagctgcaacaacattATGCCAcaaccccaaccccaaccccatCATCATCTTCAAAAGCGtcatcatgatgatgatgatgatgatgatgttgagtTTTTATGGACTGGCGCCTTTTGTTCTATGTCTATGGCTTTATACCTTTATTAGTTTGCCTTTGTTTGTTCAATTTATGAACTGAACTCTCGACTCCATTGaactctggctttagctgcagttgcaacattaacatacacacacacacacgcacgtacacacactatacacactcatacacatgcacagcaTATAGGAAACTTGTTTCTCTTCTGTTAGTTATGTATTGTTTTTGTCCAGTCTCTTGCTAA
This window harbors:
- the LOC6626719 gene encoding polynucleotide 5'-hydroxyl-kinase NOL9 → MSFKCNERVLKEIQTSFKLTESRKAISQSAPTTVWQPVQQKPKVALCNPQKVQTKATTNQKAPNQPENIKVAANDVKSKPISESNQTNKAEKNAENIKVTVNTNKESKRNPETVLLATNTNRQMTKAKNKARKNIKIISAKIKNQQMDTNQEKNKKNNKQSLKVQMPPKSGKCNVIVNPNGAKRKATEISPPLNKRAKKEIQPKDKGLPNRKQTPTEATNINNKKNASKAIDKKRRPNRTISAEKKRESNQKNATKAADVRIKDKRDDELSEDFDEEAYETESAESFDQAEYSDNSESEYSLDSEEEFFSKPQVYECSGTEQMPLELEQQDEEQMSWLGLDNMPELQADVTKISVFDGMMPEPEPEIQNQTEATIGEDNNTLSDAADEEQSMEMSPDLAVDDDAMPRTDMDAQQLAAGTEATMGFYRDAVPSELSIFENSLKTNNVLAVLKQDIELYGTVIVTLLCGRITINGYKARPKDPLSIYSPKGFNWVVLAPRPNKKPPKANVNWDELNESFSRAQLDNIMANYDSQRDAIVLLQRNNGAQNMLDTFAKHMAENVYPLLNATNRPHYASEYVLNCLIQAADGRQALQVPTVWSKLALQPRSRWMVTGGKGVGKSTLLRYLLNRHLERFPRMLLIDLDIGQPELFLPQTVSCSVVDAPLLGPGFFLNRQPDRAYVVGHVNIVMCAEQYMHAVRQLLAYCRSNESYAEMPWLINTMGYNKGFGLELMALLVDCVQPTNLVQIASARVINNFDVPLTREALAQVVPIIYTADEHKASGNLSNYALHELHSALPQLERHERRWMMSAKDVRYANLLARLSSALRGNAKHLTDCQPAQVDLDALQIVHLVSEEYTREELVAGMEANLVYLCKAAGSSGEKPAECLGIGVVRAIDHEAGKLYLLPAMPLQRLAQVNCLVLGGDMCLPQGFFKDQGAGVANNVPFVFIIDDTRSSKSIHHIYFRAHKNL
- the mRpL34 gene encoding large ribosomal subunit protein bL34m; its protein translation is MCLKYSNTVTPQPHNLLNMLQGLLQRTCVSALNTAQTLFVRQKHAFDRAVLKPKVRCHFPKPREVKRINVHGWETRMATPEGRRVLMRRILKGRHDLSH